A stretch of Dysidea avara chromosome 5, odDysAvar1.4, whole genome shotgun sequence DNA encodes these proteins:
- the LOC136256385 gene encoding uncharacterized protein produces MNFSACWIVSSDIETDVFGVATCVPGLGIKCHDFSYQLSLYTSDVNLQVSLLRCIRHSVDGFEQVSSVDCSGIKGVNFQCLLDCVIRYRNKCFWCCDRCSRSQYRHADIQEIITIVGTIFSQVLM; encoded by the exons atgaatttcag tgcctgctggattgtttcgtcagatatcgaaacagatgtctttggtgttgcgacctgtgttccag gtctcggtattaaGTGTCAtgatttcag ttatcaattatcactgtatactagtgatgtgaatttgcaggtcagtctactcagatgtatcaggcatagtgttgatgggttcgaacaagtatccagtgtagactgtagtggcatcaagggtgttaatttccag tgcctgctggattgtgtcatcagatatcgaaacaagtgtttttggtgttgcgaccgatgttccag gtctcagtatcgtcatgctgacatacaagaaatcatcactattgttggaactatttttagtcaagtcttgatgtga